Part of the Shewanella eurypsychrophilus genome is shown below.
TAAATGGTGCGTGACGCAATTCAACACTTTCCAGCAGTACCCAGTAGAGTGCGATAAAGATAGGCATCTGCAGCAAGATAGGAAGACAGCCACCCATAGGGTTAACTTTCTCTTTCTTGTACAGTTCCATCATACCTTGACCCATCTTCTGACGGTCATCACCAAAGCGTTCTTTAAGTTCAGCCAGCTTAGGTTGCAGATTACGCATCTTCGCCATAGAGGTGTACTGAGCTTTAGTTAGTGGGTACAACATACCGCGCACTGTTAGGGTGATTAAGATAATCGCAATACCCCAGTTAGTGACGAGTGACTGGAAGAACATCAACAACTTGTAGATAGGTACCGCTAACCACCAAAGGAAACCATAATCTACTACTAAGTTTAGTGAGTCTGAAATCGCAGAAAGAGCTTCCTGATCTTTAGGACCTACATAAAACTGAGAGTTAATGCTTTGAGTTGTACCTGGGGCGATATCATAGATAGCGCCACGGAAGCCGATGTTAGCCTGGCCGCCAGCACTGATGCTAGAGAAGATAATGTTTTGATCGTCAGCTGGTGGTACCCAAGCAGAAACAAAGTAGTGTTGTAGCATTGCTGCCCAGCCACCAATTGTTTTCTTATCTAGGTTACTATCAGCCATATCATCGAAGCTGTACTTCTCGTAGCGAGTATCTTGAGTTGAGAAAGCCGCACCACGGTAAGTAGGCATCATCATGCTGCTTTCGCTTTGCTTGATGCTGTGCTTAATCTGACCGTACATCTGCACTTGCAGCTGCTGGTCTGTCTTGTTGTTGATGACGTAATCAACATCAACCTTAAACTGGCCACGGTGGAAGATAAACATCTTAGTGTAAGTAGCACCGTTTTCAGCAACAAATGTCAACGGAACTTCTAAAGTGTCCTGACTCGAAGCTAACGTGTACTCACGTGAAGCACTGTCGAAGTGTGCACGACCTTTAGAGCTACTGTCGATACCGTTACGACCGATAAGACCACTTTGAGCAATGTAGTTGATATCGTTAGTTTGCTCTAGCAGTACAAATGGCTCGTCATTATCTAGCTCTAGTTTATGTTCAACTAGGGCCGAATAGACGATATCACCACCGATTGGGTTGATCTTAATGATCAACTGATCAGTTGTTACTGTGATGAGTTCTTTAGAAGCTGCCACAGCTGCTGGAAGTGCAGAATCGGCATCTGGAACATCTGAACTGTGCGCGTTTGTTGTATTCGATACCGTAGATACTGAAGTTAGCTCAGTTGCTACCGGTTGTGGAGCTTGATCCATTTGCCATTGTTGCCAAAGTAAAAAACTGACAAAAAGCAGACCGATAAGCAATATATTCCGTTGAGATTCCATAGCCTATTTATTACACCTGTGTTTTTTTGGGGGGACGGGGTCGATACCGCCCGGATGTAAAGGGTGACATTTTAATACGCGTCTTGCTGTAAGCCAACAGCCTTTTACAAATCCATGCAAACGAATGGCTTCAATTGCGTAAAATGAGCAAGT
Proteins encoded:
- the yidC gene encoding membrane protein insertase YidC; the protein is MESQRNILLIGLLFVSFLLWQQWQMDQAPQPVATELTSVSTVSNTTNAHSSDVPDADSALPAAVAASKELITVTTDQLIIKINPIGGDIVYSALVEHKLELDNDEPFVLLEQTNDINYIAQSGLIGRNGIDSSSKGRAHFDSASREYTLASSQDTLEVPLTFVAENGATYTKMFIFHRGQFKVDVDYVINNKTDQQLQVQMYGQIKHSIKQSESSMMMPTYRGAAFSTQDTRYEKYSFDDMADSNLDKKTIGGWAAMLQHYFVSAWVPPADDQNIIFSSISAGGQANIGFRGAIYDIAPGTTQSINSQFYVGPKDQEALSAISDSLNLVVDYGFLWWLAVPIYKLLMFFQSLVTNWGIAIILITLTVRGMLYPLTKAQYTSMAKMRNLQPKLAELKERFGDDRQKMGQGMMELYKKEKVNPMGGCLPILLQMPIFIALYWVLLESVELRHAPFMLWITDLSVQDPYYVMPILMGISMFVMQKMQPMAPTMDPMQVKMMQWMPVVFTVFFLWFPAGLVLYWLVGNLVAITQQKIIYAGLAKKGLK
- the yidD gene encoding membrane protein insertion efficiency factor YidD yields the protein MAKTQSPLQWLATTIIRGYQIFISPLLGANKCRFHPTCSFYAIEAIRLHGFVKGCWLTARRVLKCHPLHPGGIDPVPPKKHRCNK